The following proteins come from a genomic window of Proteiniphilum propionicum:
- a CDS encoding TonB-dependent receptor, translating to MRKIYFTIIILSLSSGIFAQTQDSLLRRQMELERDFTPSLFDADKINSLPALHEPAVQKANTNYSTWAGRTTPPLEIALPAPGNIMTAIPYNMKKGFIRFNAGNYANMDGVFGYRLVEDEKNDFSFTFHHNSTNGDINYLQDVNPAGSNAYFMDNRGWLGFRHIADALTFNMQLSYLNSTFNYYGNTFGDTRFYNNENQRLGILNAIIGIKSHESDILNYRGEIDFKNFSTRFAETVDTKGIKGTQLNAIAGFDKPFRGAGSKVGVDGKLFTTFYNGNLDDFTLVNAAPYITFAGINSSARLGADVLFQISGSTKIRVVPNVKLHWGVTDHSSLYATVHGGIRSNTFPGMISESRYIQPYDNVIPSFTLIDFNAGAKIGEVSGFRFDIFAGYKKTDDEHFLLLNGQDIVDGMATSPYKEVLKPVYGSLSNSHFGGIIQGNIWSPLDFSLRLKKNFYEVNDLTVNDVLINDARAYNMPGFEVDIRASLDLLSNLNLTLNYYLAGDRWSYFDGANLKMDNINDLNVGAVYDITDAFSVNARVNNLLSQKFDIWYGHPAQSINASGGFTFKF from the coding sequence ATGAGAAAAATATATTTCACAATAATAATTTTGTCATTATCTTCAGGAATATTTGCACAAACACAGGATTCTCTACTTAGGCGACAGATGGAACTGGAGCGAGACTTCACACCCTCACTGTTTGATGCGGACAAAATAAATTCGCTGCCTGCCTTGCATGAACCTGCCGTTCAAAAGGCCAACACCAACTATTCCACCTGGGCAGGGCGCACCACTCCTCCCCTGGAGATTGCACTACCTGCACCTGGAAACATAATGACGGCGATACCCTACAACATGAAAAAAGGATTTATCAGATTCAACGCAGGCAATTACGCCAATATGGACGGAGTTTTTGGGTACCGCCTGGTAGAAGACGAGAAAAATGATTTCTCTTTCACTTTTCATCATAACTCCACCAATGGTGATATCAACTATCTGCAGGATGTAAATCCGGCCGGTAGCAATGCCTATTTCATGGATAACCGGGGTTGGCTTGGATTCAGACATATAGCTGATGCTCTCACATTTAATATGCAGCTTTCATACTTGAACTCCACATTCAACTATTATGGAAATACATTCGGTGATACCCGCTTTTACAATAATGAAAATCAGCGACTGGGCATTTTGAATGCAATAATTGGAATCAAATCGCATGAATCAGACATACTAAATTATAGAGGTGAGATAGATTTCAAAAATTTCTCCACCAGATTCGCTGAAACCGTCGACACGAAAGGAATAAAAGGGACACAGTTAAACGCGATTGCCGGTTTCGACAAACCTTTCAGAGGCGCTGGAAGCAAAGTGGGTGTGGATGGGAAGTTATTCACCACCTTTTATAATGGCAATTTAGACGACTTCACCCTTGTCAACGCGGCCCCATACATCACCTTTGCCGGCATTAACAGCAGTGCAAGACTGGGAGCCGATGTGCTTTTTCAAATATCAGGCAGTACAAAGATACGCGTTGTGCCAAACGTGAAACTGCACTGGGGGGTAACTGATCACTCTTCACTCTACGCAACTGTTCACGGAGGAATCAGAAGCAACACATTCCCCGGTATGATAAGCGAATCGAGATACATCCAACCATATGACAATGTAATACCATCATTCACCCTTATCGACTTTAACGCAGGAGCAAAAATAGGTGAAGTGAGCGGGTTTCGTTTCGATATTTTCGCAGGATACAAAAAAACTGACGATGAACATTTTCTGCTATTGAACGGACAGGATATTGTTGACGGAATGGCAACATCCCCATATAAAGAGGTGCTTAAGCCTGTGTATGGGAGTTTGTCAAATTCTCACTTCGGTGGAATAATACAAGGCAACATATGGTCACCTCTGGATTTTTCATTGCGGCTGAAAAAAAACTTCTATGAAGTAAACGATTTAACGGTTAACGATGTACTGATAAATGATGCCAGAGCCTACAATATGCCAGGTTTTGAAGTTGATATTCGTGCATCGCTTGATCTGCTGAGCAACCTGAACCTTACACTTAACTATTACCTGGCCGGAGACAGATGGTCCTATTTCGACGGTGCAAATCTAAAAATGGATAATATCAATGATCTTAATGTGGGAGCCGTTTACGATATCACCGATGCCTTTTCCGTTAATGCAAGGGTAAACAACCTCTTGTCGCAAAAGTTCGATATCTGGTATGGGCACCCGGCACAGAGCATTAATGCATCGGGCGGTTTCACGTTTAAATTTTGA
- the recR gene encoding recombination mediator RecR, with protein MNSPYPSTLLENAVNEFAKLPGIGRKSALRLVLHLLRQDKEKVANFANTIIKLKNEVKYCSSCHNISDTEMCGICADRSRDHSLVCVVENVKEVMAIEKTIQFRGVYHVLGGIISPIDGIGPSDLEIASLEERVSDGNIKEVILALSATMEGDTTNFYIFRRLQPYGVKVSIIARGVSIGDEIEYADEVTLGRSIINRTPFDESYKLLSK; from the coding sequence ATGAACAGTCCCTATCCATCAACTCTGCTCGAAAATGCGGTCAACGAATTTGCCAAACTACCGGGTATTGGAAGAAAATCGGCACTCCGGCTGGTACTTCACCTGTTGCGGCAGGATAAAGAGAAGGTTGCAAACTTTGCGAACACAATAATTAAGCTGAAAAATGAAGTAAAATACTGCTCATCATGCCATAATATCTCCGATACGGAAATGTGTGGTATCTGTGCCGACAGATCACGCGACCACTCTCTTGTATGCGTAGTGGAAAACGTTAAAGAGGTTATGGCGATTGAGAAAACCATTCAGTTCAGGGGAGTGTACCACGTGTTGGGTGGAATCATCTCTCCTATCGACGGCATCGGCCCTTCTGACCTGGAGATTGCAAGCCTGGAAGAGAGAGTGAGTGACGGCAATATAAAAGAGGTTATTCTGGCACTGAGTGCAACGATGGAAGGCGACACCACAAATTTTTATATTTTCAGAAGATTGCAACCATACGGCGTAAAAGTAAGCATTATTGCCAGAGGTGTCTCCATTGGTGATGAAATAGAGTATGCCGATGAAGTGACACTTGGACGTTCTATTATTAACCGCACACCCTTCGATGAATCGTATAAACTCCTGTCGAAATGA
- a CDS encoding transglycosylase domain-containing protein, with protein MWSLFGLMVAGAALFFLLVSAGLVGYLPEINELENPIDKYASQVISSDNELLFTYSQSDDNRIFVDYSDLSPYLIDALISTEDVRYYSHSGIDIIGLGRAVFKTLILNKGESGGGSTITQQLAKLLYSPRANNKLQRVFQKPVEWVIAAKLERFYSKDEIINLYLNKYDFNYNAVGIESAARTYFNKTPDELSVDESAMLIGMLKNSSLYNPVRRPEVTKERRNVVLSQMQKAGHLKKQQADSLKQLPIELDFNRSGHIDIAAPYYRQHLAKMMMAVKPQRKNYASWKKQQFTEDSLSWEEDPLYGWCNKNKKPDGSNYNIYTDGLKIYSTIDSRMQRYAEAAVKEHLGGYLQKQFFSEKAGRKYAPYSVEVSNQVDDLMTAAMKQTERYRVLKKGGLSEAEIIKNFKEVPVEMKVFSWEHREIDTLMTPWDSIRYHKNFLRAGFMAMDPLTGHVKAYVGGPDFKFFKYDMVSTGKRQIGSTIKPYLYTLAMEEGMTPCDGMIHGPVTLMPEVGEPWEPRNTRKASGEFVSIKWGLQNSDNWVTAWLMKQFSPYTFARMLQSFGLKTPADPVVSLALGPNDASVYEMVGAYSSFINRGIRVEPVLVTRIEDQFGNEVYSSVPRMKEIFSESTSYKMLDMLKAVIDGGSGGRLRRLYNLKGQMGGKTGTTNNNSDGWFMSFTPNLVAGCWVGGEDPSIHFDRMAYGQGASMALPIHGLFYQKIYADRELKYSDDGVFDIPAEFDPCHDSKRYSPDFYRNDDPMVESEGIDDIFN; from the coding sequence ATGTGGAGCCTGTTCGGCCTGATGGTGGCAGGTGCTGCGCTCTTTTTCCTGCTCGTGTCGGCAGGGCTTGTTGGTTACCTGCCAGAGATTAATGAGCTGGAGAATCCGATTGATAAATACGCATCACAGGTTATCTCTTCCGATAACGAACTGCTTTTCACCTATTCACAAAGCGATGATAATAGAATTTTTGTGGATTATTCAGACCTGTCCCCATATCTTATCGATGCATTAATTTCGACCGAAGATGTGAGATATTATTCCCACTCCGGTATAGATATTATAGGCTTGGGAAGAGCTGTATTTAAAACACTTATCCTCAATAAAGGAGAGAGCGGCGGCGGGAGTACCATCACTCAACAGCTGGCAAAGCTTCTCTACTCTCCACGGGCAAACAACAAACTTCAGCGTGTTTTTCAAAAACCTGTTGAGTGGGTAATTGCTGCGAAGCTGGAGCGCTTTTATTCTAAAGATGAGATCATCAACCTCTACTTGAACAAATATGACTTCAACTATAATGCCGTGGGGATTGAGTCTGCCGCACGTACTTATTTCAATAAAACCCCCGACGAATTGAGCGTAGATGAGTCAGCCATGCTTATTGGAATGCTTAAAAACTCATCCCTTTATAATCCGGTACGACGCCCGGAGGTTACAAAAGAGCGTCGGAACGTTGTACTTTCTCAGATGCAGAAGGCTGGGCACCTTAAGAAGCAACAGGCCGATTCCCTAAAACAACTTCCAATTGAACTGGATTTTAACCGTTCCGGTCACATTGATATTGCCGCTCCTTATTACCGTCAGCATCTGGCAAAAATGATGATGGCCGTGAAGCCACAGAGAAAGAATTACGCCTCGTGGAAAAAACAACAGTTTACGGAAGACTCACTCTCGTGGGAGGAAGATCCACTTTACGGATGGTGTAATAAAAATAAAAAACCTGACGGATCGAACTACAATATCTACACAGACGGACTTAAGATTTACTCAACAATCGATTCCCGTATGCAACGCTACGCGGAAGCTGCTGTGAAAGAACATTTGGGCGGATATCTCCAAAAACAGTTTTTCAGTGAAAAGGCCGGCAGGAAATACGCTCCGTACTCTGTTGAAGTAAGCAATCAGGTTGATGATCTGATGACGGCAGCAATGAAACAGACGGAACGTTACCGTGTTCTTAAAAAAGGAGGACTCAGTGAAGCTGAAATAATTAAAAACTTTAAGGAGGTACCTGTCGAAATGAAGGTTTTCTCATGGGAGCATCGGGAAATAGACACACTGATGACACCCTGGGATTCAATCCGCTATCATAAAAACTTCCTTCGTGCGGGATTCATGGCAATGGATCCTTTAACGGGACATGTAAAAGCCTATGTAGGAGGGCCTGATTTCAAATTCTTCAAATATGATATGGTTTCCACCGGCAAACGGCAGATAGGTTCTACAATCAAGCCTTATCTCTACACTCTTGCAATGGAGGAGGGGATGACTCCTTGCGACGGAATGATTCACGGCCCGGTAACACTTATGCCCGAAGTAGGGGAGCCATGGGAACCACGCAATACGCGTAAAGCTTCCGGAGAGTTTGTATCCATCAAATGGGGCCTTCAGAACTCCGACAACTGGGTGACTGCCTGGCTGATGAAGCAATTCTCGCCCTACACATTTGCCCGTATGCTCCAATCATTCGGGTTGAAGACTCCGGCCGATCCGGTAGTTTCACTTGCGCTGGGACCTAATGACGCATCAGTTTATGAGATGGTAGGAGCCTATTCTTCTTTCATCAACAGAGGCATCCGCGTGGAGCCGGTATTGGTGACCCGAATTGAAGACCAGTTCGGCAACGAAGTGTACTCATCCGTCCCCAGAATGAAAGAGATCTTCAGTGAATCTACCTCCTATAAGATGCTCGATATGCTGAAGGCTGTCATCGATGGCGGTTCGGGAGGCAGGCTGAGACGGTTATATAACCTGAAAGGGCAAATGGGCGGAAAAACGGGTACGACAAATAATAATTCCGACGGATGGTTTATGTCGTTTACCCCCAATCTGGTCGCAGGCTGCTGGGTGGGCGGTGAAGACCCATCCATACATTTCGACCGGATGGCTTACGGACAGGGAGCCAGCATGGCGTTACCCATTCACGGGTTGTTTTATCAAAAGATTTATGCCGATCGCGAACTAAAATACAGTGACGACGGTGTTTTTGATATCCCAGCCGAATTCGACCCGTGTCATGATTCAAAGCGCTACTCTCCCGACTTCTACCGGAATGATGATCCGATGGTGGAGAGCGAAGGTATCGACGACATATTCAATTGA
- a CDS encoding NAD(P)-dependent oxidoreductase: protein MRVLLATSKPFALQAVKRIQEIVESAGHTLVILEKYTDKSQMLDAVKDVEAIIVRSDIVDGEVIFAAPNLKVIVRAGAGYDNVDLDAATQQGICVMNTPGQNANAVAELVFGMAIYMQRNQFDGSVGRELKDRRLGLYAFGNVAKMVARIARGFDMPVYAYSPTLTHDDLRKEGEYGVIAAYSNIELFENSDIVSLHMPLLGETRNCVNYSLLSHMPQDGLLINTARKELIVEDDLLRIMEERPLFQFVTDIKPDKHEEFLAKFPKRYFSTPRKSGAQTAEANLNAGLAAARQIVSFFKDGDDKFRVNRK from the coding sequence ATGAGAGTACTTTTGGCGACAAGTAAACCGTTTGCTCTACAGGCAGTAAAAAGGATACAAGAAATTGTTGAGTCTGCGGGGCACACACTTGTCATATTGGAGAAATATACAGACAAGTCTCAAATGCTTGATGCCGTGAAAGATGTAGAAGCTATAATAGTCAGAAGTGATATTGTAGATGGTGAGGTAATATTTGCTGCTCCAAACCTGAAAGTGATTGTAAGAGCCGGGGCTGGTTACGATAACGTGGACCTTGATGCTGCCACTCAACAAGGAATTTGTGTAATGAACACTCCCGGCCAGAACGCAAATGCCGTAGCTGAACTTGTTTTTGGCATGGCCATTTATATGCAACGCAATCAGTTTGACGGTTCGGTAGGCCGTGAGCTCAAAGACAGACGACTTGGATTGTATGCTTTCGGAAATGTAGCGAAGATGGTGGCCAGGATTGCCAGAGGTTTCGACATGCCGGTTTATGCCTATTCCCCGACTCTTACTCACGATGACTTGCGCAAAGAGGGTGAATACGGTGTTATTGCTGCATATAGCAACATAGAGTTGTTTGAAAACAGTGATATAGTTTCTTTACATATGCCTTTGCTGGGTGAAACTCGTAACTGTGTAAATTATAGCCTTCTGTCACATATGCCTCAGGATGGTCTTCTTATTAATACGGCGCGTAAAGAACTTATAGTAGAGGATGATCTTTTACGAATTATGGAAGAGCGGCCTCTATTTCAGTTTGTTACCGATATTAAGCCGGACAAGCATGAAGAGTTTCTTGCAAAATTCCCAAAGCGCTACTTCTCCACACCAAGAAAATCGGGAGCTCAGACAGCAGAAGCCAATTTAAATGCCGGGCTTGCCGCAGCCAGACAGATTGTTTCTTTTTTTAAGGATGGAGATGACAAGTTTAGAGTGAATAGAAAATAA
- a CDS encoding BlaI/MecI/CopY family transcriptional regulator, which translates to MDRLTPQEEIVMLHVWQLNECAIKDVVDKMEEPKPPYTTVASIFNNLENKGYLIKRRFGNVKVYKPKISESAYKRHFLSGVVQSYFDNSYKELVSFFAKEQKISAEELNEIVHLIEKNRE; encoded by the coding sequence ATGGATAGATTAACACCCCAGGAAGAAATTGTGATGTTGCATGTGTGGCAACTCAACGAATGTGCTATAAAAGATGTGGTGGATAAAATGGAAGAGCCTAAACCTCCGTATACCACAGTGGCATCTATCTTCAACAATCTTGAGAACAAAGGATATCTGATAAAAAGGAGATTTGGAAATGTAAAGGTTTATAAACCGAAAATATCTGAGTCTGCCTATAAACGTCACTTTTTGTCTGGAGTGGTGCAGAGTTATTTCGATAACTCCTATAAGGAGCTAGTATCTTTCTTTGCTAAAGAACAAAAGATCAGTGCTGAGGAGCTGAATGAGATTGTTCACCTGATTGAGAAAAACCGGGAGTAG
- a CDS encoding GNAT family N-acetyltransferase: MKIYLENRNIRLRAPEPEDLDVLYVWENDTEMWESGSSIHPFSRFTLKQYLIDSRHDIYVDKQLRLIVELKESAEPAGAVDLYDFDPFNRRAGVGILIDKKFRKQGLGLQTLILLEEYAFGFLKLRQLYAFVPVKNKESTSLFTKAFYLPVGILKEWLSGEESFEDVQVMQKINPEK; this comes from the coding sequence ATGAAGATATACCTGGAGAATAGAAATATCAGGTTACGCGCACCTGAACCGGAAGACCTTGATGTACTCTACGTATGGGAGAATGACACTGAGATGTGGGAAAGCGGCTCATCAATCCACCCCTTTTCCCGGTTCACACTAAAGCAGTACCTTATTGATTCACGACACGATATATATGTGGACAAACAGCTCCGTTTGATTGTAGAGCTGAAGGAATCAGCCGAGCCGGCAGGCGCTGTCGACCTGTATGATTTTGACCCGTTTAACCGTAGGGCGGGTGTGGGCATCCTGATAGATAAAAAATTCCGGAAACAGGGGCTGGGCCTGCAAACGCTGATACTCCTTGAAGAGTATGCTTTTGGTTTTCTAAAATTAAGGCAACTTTACGCTTTTGTACCTGTAAAAAACAAGGAGAGTACCTCGTTGTTTACGAAAGCCTTCTATCTTCCGGTAGGGATATTGAAAGAATGGCTTTCAGGTGAAGAGAGTTTCGAGGATGTACAGGTGATGCAAAAAATTAACCCGGAAAAATAA
- the serC gene encoding 3-phosphoserine/phosphohydroxythreonine transaminase: MKKYNFNAGPCVLPRPAIESAIEAIRDFDNTGIGILEISHRTPGWERIMKETADLWKELLNIPDNYKVLLLGGGASTQFFDVPANLMKKKAAYLQTGVWAKKAIKEAKFYGEVEVVASSEDKNYSYIPKGYTIPVDADYFHITSNNTIYGTEIHEDIESPVPLVADMSSDIMSRPVDISKYGIIYGGAQKNVGPAGVAFVIVREDILGKTGRPLQTMVDYRTHIGAAEKDRSMFNTPPVFSIFVMHETLKWVKELGGVEAMHKLNKEKAALLYDEIDRNKLFVGTAAKEDRSIMNVCFVMSEEYKDKEAAFLEFAKEKGMVGIKGHRSVGGFRASIYNACPKEAVEALVQCMQDFEKQL, encoded by the coding sequence ATGAAAAAATACAATTTCAACGCTGGCCCGTGTGTACTTCCAAGGCCTGCAATAGAGTCCGCAATTGAAGCAATTCGCGATTTTGACAACACCGGAATAGGTATTCTGGAGATATCACACCGTACACCTGGATGGGAACGTATCATGAAAGAGACAGCAGACCTCTGGAAGGAGCTTCTCAACATTCCCGACAATTATAAGGTCTTATTGCTCGGAGGCGGTGCCAGCACTCAGTTTTTTGATGTTCCGGCTAATCTTATGAAAAAGAAGGCTGCATATTTGCAGACTGGTGTGTGGGCCAAAAAAGCAATTAAAGAGGCAAAATTCTACGGCGAGGTTGAAGTTGTGGCTTCTTCCGAAGATAAAAACTACTCCTATATTCCCAAAGGATACACCATTCCCGTCGATGCCGATTATTTCCATATCACCTCCAACAATACTATTTACGGTACGGAGATTCATGAAGATATTGAAAGTCCGGTGCCATTGGTAGCCGATATGTCGTCTGACATTATGAGCCGCCCGGTAGATATATCTAAATATGGAATAATATATGGCGGGGCGCAGAAGAATGTTGGACCTGCCGGTGTGGCTTTTGTAATTGTACGCGAAGATATTCTTGGAAAAACGGGCCGCCCGCTGCAGACCATGGTGGATTATCGCACACATATAGGCGCAGCAGAGAAAGACCGCTCCATGTTCAACACTCCTCCTGTATTTTCTATATTCGTGATGCATGAAACCCTGAAATGGGTAAAGGAGCTGGGAGGTGTTGAGGCAATGCACAAGCTCAACAAGGAGAAAGCTGCGCTTCTCTACGACGAGATAGACCGGAATAAACTCTTTGTTGGAACCGCAGCCAAAGAAGACCGCTCCATCATGAATGTTTGTTTTGTGATGAGTGAAGAGTATAAAGACAAAGAGGCTGCTTTCCTTGAGTTTGCAAAAGAGAAGGGAATGGTTGGGATTAAGGGGCATCGTTCAGTTGGAGGCTTTCGTGCATCCATATACAATGCCTGTCCTAAAGAAGCCGTAGAGGCATTGGTGCAGTGTATGCAAGATTTTGAGAAGCAGCTGTAA
- a CDS encoding L-threonylcarbamoyladenylate synthase, with protein sequence MSTGNNMQDDIKKACDVLMKGGIILYPTDTIWGIGCDATNEDAVKRIYKLKQRDDSKSMLILMDNPARLNSYVQEVPDIALDLIELTTNPLTIIYDGAKNLASNLISPDGSIGIRITEEAFSRELCKQFRKPIVSTSANLSGDPSPTRFSQIKAIIKDGVDYIVTYRQKEQAQSRPSSIVKLSRDGTIQIIRK encoded by the coding sequence ATTTCAACAGGAAACAATATGCAGGACGACATAAAAAAAGCTTGTGATGTATTAATGAAGGGAGGAATCATCCTCTATCCTACCGACACCATATGGGGTATCGGTTGCGATGCTACAAATGAAGACGCGGTTAAACGCATTTATAAGCTGAAACAGCGAGACGACAGCAAGTCGATGCTCATTCTTATGGACAATCCGGCCAGGCTGAATTCCTATGTACAAGAAGTGCCTGATATCGCACTGGACCTTATAGAGTTAACCACCAATCCGCTCACCATAATCTACGACGGAGCCAAAAACCTTGCTTCCAATCTTATTTCACCCGACGGGTCAATTGGTATACGCATTACAGAAGAAGCATTTTCAAGAGAACTGTGTAAACAGTTCCGCAAGCCCATTGTATCCACATCGGCAAATTTGAGTGGCGATCCCTCTCCAACCCGGTTTTCACAAATAAAAGCGATCATAAAAGACGGAGTTGACTATATTGTCACATATCGGCAAAAAGAACAAGCCCAATCCAGGCCATCATCAATTGTGAAATTAAGTAGAGACGGCACAATACAAATTATCAGAAAATAA
- a CDS encoding M56 family metallopeptidase, translated as MRRIFFLSAILFSLLYPLFVIPAFGEMWNFRSNSLEKVNSTVIFEKPAMVLATEEPTSLPSFAISWEQVLTAIFGVGTLFFVLRFFWQLISIMRIRLNCEKSMISGIAVYQLKYDMPPFSFFKLIFIHTEKHSETEIAQILLHEHTHVRQWHSLDIILIEIFFLFSWWNPCVWLMKREMAMNLEYLADNGVLREGVDSREYQFHLLRLTYHETAVQIVNNFNVSQLKQRIMMMNKTKSPMVKLAKYIASLPLALLLITANSVYAQQAEPQKRISATDEVFVVVEIQPEFPGGTEAMMRFLIDNIRYPEEAKTKGIEGRVICNFIVMKDGSIADVNVVRGIDPLLDAEAVRVLESMPEWEPGKQRGQAVNVRFTIPVVFRLSRNESSDLKAVCVKADSSQEQAFVKFIAQNIKYPVIAQENGITGLVKTSYSVSDKGEITNLKIAEGVDPSLDSEVLRVLKMIPSDIVLEKEGGRANSKVDLTVYFRLQDEELSNSGSSSVVSDIVVVGYGVKKTPEIKDPR; from the coding sequence GTGAGACGTATCTTTTTCCTGTCGGCAATTCTATTTTCTTTGCTTTACCCTCTTTTTGTTATTCCTGCATTTGGTGAGATGTGGAACTTTCGCTCCAATTCATTGGAGAAAGTTAATTCTACTGTTATTTTTGAAAAGCCTGCCATGGTATTAGCTACAGAAGAACCTACATCCCTTCCCTCCTTTGCGATATCCTGGGAGCAGGTCCTGACTGCCATCTTTGGTGTAGGAACACTATTTTTTGTGTTGCGGTTTTTCTGGCAGCTCATCTCTATCATGCGAATTCGTCTTAATTGTGAAAAAAGTATGATCTCCGGAATTGCTGTTTACCAGTTGAAGTATGATATGCCCCCTTTCTCTTTTTTCAAATTGATATTTATACATACTGAAAAGCATTCTGAAACGGAGATTGCGCAGATTCTTCTACATGAGCACACGCATGTACGACAGTGGCATTCGCTGGATATTATACTTATCGAGATTTTTTTTCTTTTTTCCTGGTGGAATCCTTGTGTGTGGCTAATGAAGCGGGAAATGGCTATGAATCTGGAATATCTTGCTGATAACGGTGTCCTTCGTGAAGGGGTCGACAGCCGCGAATATCAATTCCATCTTTTACGATTGACTTATCATGAAACTGCAGTTCAGATAGTAAATAACTTTAATGTATCACAATTAAAACAACGAATTATGATGATGAATAAAACTAAGTCGCCTATGGTAAAGCTGGCAAAATATATTGCCAGTTTACCCTTGGCGCTTTTGCTGATTACCGCTAACAGCGTCTATGCTCAACAAGCCGAACCTCAAAAGAGAATATCAGCCACTGATGAAGTTTTTGTAGTAGTAGAGATTCAGCCCGAATTCCCCGGTGGAACAGAAGCAATGATGAGGTTTCTGATTGACAATATCAGATATCCGGAAGAGGCTAAAACGAAAGGTATTGAGGGAAGGGTAATTTGTAATTTTATAGTGATGAAAGATGGTAGCATAGCCGATGTGAATGTAGTACGTGGAATTGACCCGCTGTTGGATGCCGAGGCGGTTCGGGTTCTTGAGTCGATGCCTGAATGGGAGCCGGGCAAACAGCGCGGACAAGCTGTAAATGTACGATTTACCATACCGGTAGTTTTTCGGCTGAGTAGAAATGAAAGTTCTGATTTGAAGGCCGTATGTGTTAAAGCTGATAGTTCGCAGGAGCAGGCCTTTGTTAAGTTTATAGCTCAAAATATTAAATATCCTGTTATTGCGCAGGAAAATGGTATTACGGGGTTGGTAAAAACCAGTTACAGTGTCAGTGATAAGGGAGAGATTACAAATCTTAAAATTGCGGAAGGAGTTGATCCTTCTCTTGATTCAGAAGTATTAAGAGTGTTGAAAATGATCCCGTCAGATATTGTCCTGGAAAAGGAAGGAGGAAGAGCCAATTCAAAAGTCGATCTTACAGTATATTTCAGGTTACAAGACGAGGAATTATCAAACAGTGGTAGCAGTTCTGTTGTCAGTGATATTGTAGTAGTGGGATACGGAGTTAAAAAGACGCCTGAAATAAAAGATCCAAGATAG